Proteins from one Telopea speciosissima isolate NSW1024214 ecotype Mountain lineage chromosome 1, Tspe_v1, whole genome shotgun sequence genomic window:
- the LOC122656615 gene encoding U-box domain-containing protein 35-like, translating into MMEKREILEAEDSLVLPPPPPLTVAVAISGSKQSKWILRWALEKFIPEGRILFKLLHVRPKVTVIPTPLGTLLLSQVREDLAAEYKKVVERQTSELLLPYKQLCARRKVQVDVMVIEADDVACAVSEVVSKFTISKLVIGASLGLFSRKLKGHTSSSRISECTPRFCTVYVVSKGNLAFVRPSTSVANMGTKSEISDTSESDNSSSYASSLLTRSTLNYSRGSSLDTNDVEDIMSSYSNDRDIRNDGSIFSRNESFRIDNGSQLSACASTSEARTDFYSSGAQVDINFELERLRIELRHLKGMYAVAQNEKIDASRKLNDLSKRQMEEVVKLKEITSMEEETKELARQEKEKHEAARKEAEYIKKCAEREALKKKQVEIKANRDVREKKKLEKALITPVQSYAIFTWEEIVSATSSFSDNLRIGMGAYGTVYKCSLNYTTAAVKVLHSKESQWTKQFEQELEILSKIRHPHLLLLLGACPDHSCLVYEYMENGSLDERLLRNDDTPPIPWFERYRIAWEVASALTFLHNSKPKPIIHCDMKPANILLDHNFVSKIGDVGLSMLLPSDHSSVATMYRDTGLVGTLCYIDPEYQRTGLISPKSDVYAFGMVILQLLTAKPAIALTGIVEEAIETGHLMDILDSEAGEWPIEETRELVVLGLRCAELQRIDRPDLKTQVLPVLEKLKGIADKARDMAPTFRSSPPQHFICPILQDVMDDPCVASDGYTYDRKAIELWLKENDISPMTNLSLPSKDLLPNYSLLSAIMEWKSRR; encoded by the exons ATGATGGAAAAAAGGGAGATTCTTGAAGCAGAGGACAGTCTTGTAttgccacctcctcctcctttaaCTGTTGCAGTGGCTATCAGTGGTAGTAAACAAAGTAAATGGATTCTCAGATGGGCACTGGAGAAGTTCATTCCGGAAGGGAGAATTTTATTCAAACTGTTGCATGTTCGTCCAAAAGTTACTGTGATCCCTACTCCTT TGGGAACCCTACTTCTTTCTCAAGTACGAGAAGATTTAGCTGCTGAATATAAAAAGGTAGTGGAAAGACAAACAAGTGAGCTGCTTCTTCCCTACAAGCAATTGTGTGCTAGAAGAAAG GTGCAAGTAGATGTCATGGTGATTGAAGCAGATGATGTCGCATGTGCAGTTTCAGAAGTAGTTTCCAAGTTCACAATCAGCAAGCTTGTCATAGGAGCATCCCTTGGCTTGTTCTCAAG GAAACTTAAGGGTCATACTTCATCCTCAAGAATCTCGGAATGCACTCCCAGATTTTGTACAGTCTACGTTGTATCAAAAGGAAATTTGGCATTTGTGCGTCCATCAACTTCAGTGGCAAACATGGGTACCAAAAGTGAAATCAGTGATACAAGTGAATCTGACAACAGTTCAAGTTATGCTTCCAGCTTACTGACAA GATCAACTCTAAACTATTCTAGAGGTTCATCTCTGGATACTAATGATGTGGAGGACATTATGAGTTCATATTCGAATGACAGAGACATCAGAAATGATGGAAGTATATTTTCTAGGAATGAAAGCTTTCGGATAGATAATGGCTCACAGCTTTCTGCTTGTGCATCCACCTCAGAAGCTCGAACAGATTTTTATTCATCAGGAGCCCAG GTTGATATTAATTTTGAGTTAGAAAGGCTGAGAATTGAACTCAGACATCTTAAGGGAATGTATGCAGTGGCTCAAAATGAGAAAATTGATGCTTCTCGAAAG CTAAATGACCTTAGTAAACGCCAGATGGAAGAAGTAGTTAAGCTCAAGGAGATCACCTCCATGGAGGAGGAAACTAAAGAATTGGCaagacaagagaaagagaaacatgaaGCAGCAAGGAAGGAAGCTGAATACATAAAGAAATGTGCTGAAAGAGAAGCTTTAAAAAAGAAGCAAGTTGAGATTAAAGCCAACCGCGatgtgagagagaagaaaaagcttGAGAAAGCCCTTATAACTCCTGTTCAGTCATATGCGATTTTCACATGGGAAGAGATCGTATCAGCAACATCATCATTCTCTGATAATTTGAGGATTGGAATGGGAGCATATGGTACTGTTTACAAGTGTAGTTTGAATTATACGACAGCAGCTGTGAAAGTCCTTCACTCCAAAGAGAGTCAGTGGACCAAGCAATTCGAACAAGAG CTTGAAATCTTGAGCAAAATCCGTCATCCccatttgcttcttcttcttggtgcTTGTCCTGATCACAGCTGCCTAGTTTATGAGTACATGGAGAATGGGAGCCTGGATGAGAGGTTGCTTCGAAACGATGATACACCCCCCATCCCATGGTTCGAACGGTACCGAATAGCTTGGGAAGTAGCCTCTGCCTTGACTTTCCTACAtaactcaaaaccaaaaccaattatTCATTGTGATATGAAACCAGCAAACATCTTGCTTGATCATAACTTTGTTAGCAAGATTGGTGATGTAGGCCTTTCCATGTTGCTTCCTTCAGACCATTCTTCAGTAGCTACCATGTACAGAGATACAGGCCTTGTTGGGACTCTTTGCTACATAGACCCTGAATATCAACGGACTGGGTTGATCTCACCCAAATCTGATGTTTATGCATTTGGAATGGTGATCTTGCAGTTGCTAACAGCCAAACCTGCGATTGCACTAACTGGCATAGTGGAAGAAGCTATAGAAACTGGTCACTTGATGGACATTTTAGATTCGGAGGCTGGGGAGTGGCCAATTGAAGAAACACGAGAATTAGTTGTGTTGGGATTGAGATGTGCAGAACTACAACGTATTGATAGACCTGATTTGAAGACACAAGTCCTTCCAGTTTTGGAGAAATTGAAAGGGATTGCTGATAAGGCCAGAGATATGGCACCAACTTTCAGATCATCCCCACCACAACATTTCATCTGCCCAATACTTCAA GATGTAATGGATGATCCCTGTGTTGCTTCGGATGGCTATACATATGACCGCAAAGCGATTGAGTTATGGCTCAAAGAGAATGATATCTCACCAATGACTAATTTATCTTTACCCAGTAAGGATCTTTTACCAAATTATAGTCTTCTCTCTGCAATTATGGAGTGGAAGTCCAGAAGATAA